Proteins found in one Candidatus Methylomirabilota bacterium genomic segment:
- a CDS encoding thioesterase family protein: MSSPPPFFALDGDRFVPSASARGPWSPQHQHGGPPAALLARAFARQAPSDAQIARLTFDFLRPVPLTPLTVVTRVVRAGAKVQRFAGSLATEDGTTVMEASCLAMRVAPASVAVTPDAPAAPPPPEAGAPFDLPLIRGEEGYHRAVECRLARGVWGRGPTAVWVRLRVPLVAGEAPTPLESLVTAADTASGVALVVDPARATFVNGDLTIALHRTPIGEWICLDAATTGEPHGIGLARARLWDGAGLVGRSLQTLLLETRA, translated from the coding sequence GTGAGCAGCCCACCCCCCTTCTTCGCCCTCGACGGCGATCGCTTCGTGCCCTCCGCGTCGGCGCGGGGGCCCTGGAGCCCGCAACATCAGCACGGCGGTCCGCCCGCCGCCCTCCTGGCGCGCGCATTCGCGCGGCAGGCTCCCTCCGACGCGCAGATCGCGCGGCTGACCTTCGATTTCCTGCGGCCGGTGCCGCTGACGCCGCTCACCGTCGTCACGCGGGTGGTCCGGGCCGGCGCGAAGGTGCAGCGCTTCGCGGGCTCGCTGGCCACCGAGGACGGCACCACGGTCATGGAGGCGAGCTGTCTCGCGATGCGCGTGGCGCCGGCCAGCGTCGCGGTGACGCCCGACGCCCCGGCGGCGCCCCCGCCGCCCGAGGCGGGCGCGCCCTTCGACCTCCCGCTGATCCGGGGCGAGGAGGGCTATCATCGCGCCGTGGAGTGCCGCCTCGCGCGGGGCGTCTGGGGACGCGGGCCCACCGCGGTGTGGGTGCGGCTCCGCGTGCCGCTGGTCGCCGGCGAGGCGCCGACGCCGCTTGAATCACTCGTGACGGCGGCCGACACGGCGAGCGGCGTGGCCCTCGTCGTGGATCCCGCGCGCGCCACGTTCGTCAACGGTGATCTCACCATCGCGCTCCACCGGACCCCGATCGGCGAGTGGATCTGCCTCGACGCTGCCACCACCGGCGAGCCGCACGGCATCGGCCTGGCCCGCGCGCGCCTCTGGGACGGAGCGGGCCTCGTGGGGCGCTCGCTCCAGACGCTCCTGCTCGAGACGCGCGCGTAG
- a CDS encoding DUF5602 domain-containing protein: MVAPASAQEKAPPGGNYQKVSGLVALPDFLPGLGTLYVDPKTLPAGPFLAYDKDGKLVSTVYMIPLKDLDAHKGFNNLTAAKEKVDHVDVYFNAGHPGVAEPHYHVVVWYVSPEKAASLK, encoded by the coding sequence ATGGTCGCACCCGCATCGGCGCAGGAGAAAGCGCCGCCCGGCGGCAATTATCAGAAGGTCAGCGGGCTGGTGGCGCTCCCCGACTTCCTGCCGGGGTTGGGCACCCTCTACGTCGATCCCAAGACGCTCCCGGCTGGCCCCTTCCTCGCCTACGACAAGGACGGGAAGCTGGTCAGCACCGTCTACATGATCCCGCTGAAGGACCTGGACGCCCACAAGGGCTTCAACAATCTGACCGCGGCGAAGGAGAAGGTGGATCACGTCGACGTCTACTTCAACGCCGGCCATCCCGGCGTCGCCGAGCCGCACTATCACGTCGTCGTCTGGTACGTGTCGCCCGAGAAGGCGGCGAGCCTCAAGTGA
- a CDS encoding alpha-ketoglutarate-dependent dioxygenase AlkB, protein MAQLSLFPSAHETVLVDDERGRVVYWPDCVPTETAGAWLAELRESVPWKTERRRMYDRDVDVPRLQAHFSLVTDEGGAPPALRLAAAHVVAATGVAFNSVGLNFYRDGRDSVAPHNDHLDEIVERFPIALLSLGETRRMTIRAKAPPRRVLHVDLAAGSLLLMSYETQLHYTHGIPKTTERVGPRISLAFRVRPAESPKRPFSAARGR, encoded by the coding sequence ATGGCCCAGCTTTCGTTGTTTCCCTCCGCGCACGAGACCGTGCTCGTCGACGACGAGCGCGGCCGTGTCGTCTACTGGCCCGACTGCGTTCCGACCGAGACGGCGGGCGCCTGGCTCGCGGAGCTCCGCGAGTCGGTGCCGTGGAAGACGGAGCGCCGCCGCATGTACGACCGCGACGTGGACGTGCCGCGGCTCCAGGCGCACTTCTCCCTCGTCACGGACGAGGGCGGAGCGCCGCCCGCGCTTCGCCTCGCGGCGGCGCACGTCGTGGCCGCGACCGGCGTGGCCTTCAACAGCGTGGGCCTCAATTTCTATCGCGACGGCCGGGACAGCGTGGCGCCGCACAACGACCACCTCGACGAGATCGTCGAGCGTTTTCCCATCGCGCTGCTCTCGCTGGGCGAGACCCGTCGCATGACCATCCGCGCCAAGGCGCCCCCGCGCCGGGTCCTCCACGTGGACCTCGCGGCGGGGAGCCTCCTCCTCATGAGCTACGAGACGCAGCTCCACTACACGCACGGGATCCCGAAGACCACCGAGCGGGTGGGGCCGCGGATCAGTCTCGCCTTTCGCGTGAGGCCCGCGGAGAGCCCCAAGAGGCCCTTCAGCGCAGCTCGCGGCAGGTGA
- a CDS encoding sigma-70 family RNA polymerase sigma factor: MRTNDQWIQALAGRGEAQAAALHELRVLLVRAARFALQRGQSRAGRHGAFDVDQLAEDCAQNALVAILDRLPDFRGDSRFTTWAYKFAINMALVAGRREAWKPVSLDALLDQAGPSTWRLETDARSVDPDQAARRGEAWKVIEEIIETELSERQRQALKAIVVDEVPLDELVRHWGSSRNAVYKLLHDARWKLKTRLEARGFAPGEVLGMFGEAG; this comes from the coding sequence ATGAGGACGAATGATCAGTGGATCCAGGCGCTGGCGGGGCGCGGCGAAGCGCAAGCCGCCGCGCTCCACGAGCTGCGGGTCCTCCTGGTCCGGGCGGCGCGCTTCGCGCTGCAGCGCGGCCAGAGCCGCGCGGGTCGCCACGGCGCGTTCGACGTGGATCAGCTCGCCGAGGACTGTGCCCAGAACGCGCTGGTGGCCATTCTGGACCGCCTGCCGGACTTCCGCGGCGACAGCCGCTTCACGACGTGGGCGTACAAGTTCGCCATCAACATGGCGCTGGTCGCCGGCCGCCGCGAGGCCTGGAAGCCCGTCTCCCTCGACGCATTGCTCGACCAGGCCGGCCCCTCGACGTGGCGCCTCGAGACCGACGCGCGTTCCGTCGACCCGGATCAAGCGGCCCGGCGCGGCGAGGCATGGAAGGTGATCGAGGAGATCATCGAGACCGAGCTCTCCGAGCGGCAGCGGCAGGCGCTCAAGGCCATCGTGGTCGACGAGGTGCCGCTCGACGAGCTGGTCCGGCACTGGGGCTCGTCGCGCAACGCCGTCTACAAGCTCCTGCACGACGCCCGGTGGAAGCTCAAGACGCGGCTCGAGGCTCGGGGCTTCGCGCCCGGCGAGGTGCTCGGAATGTTCGGCGAGGCGGGGTAA
- a CDS encoding plastocyanin/azurin family copper-binding protein, which produces MTRRELLEAGGLWLAGLAVPRSAHAAGPVEIHMMSDPLGTTVWFDPIGIRIEPGQTVRWIVHSNVHTTSAYHPKNDRHSLRIPEGAEPWDSKFLVNPGNHFEVTLRVPGVYDYFCMPHEAAGMVGRIVVGRPGGPGAQPFDYFKGRPGTSEWKPVPPEARKAFPPVSTIMRDRVVRKAVPGVATSEHR; this is translated from the coding sequence GTGACACGGCGTGAGCTGCTCGAGGCCGGCGGGCTCTGGCTCGCCGGCCTCGCGGTGCCCCGCTCCGCCCACGCGGCGGGCCCGGTCGAGATCCACATGATGAGTGACCCCCTGGGCACCACGGTGTGGTTCGACCCGATCGGGATCCGCATCGAGCCCGGGCAGACGGTGCGCTGGATCGTGCACTCGAACGTCCACACCACGAGCGCGTATCACCCGAAGAACGACCGGCACTCGCTGCGCATCCCCGAGGGGGCCGAGCCGTGGGACTCGAAGTTCCTCGTGAACCCTGGCAACCACTTCGAGGTGACGCTACGGGTACCCGGCGTCTACGACTATTTCTGCATGCCGCACGAGGCGGCGGGAATGGTGGGGCGCATCGTGGTGGGCCGCCCCGGAGGGCCCGGCGCGCAGCCGTTCGACTACTTCAAAGGCCGCCCGGGCACGTCAGAGTGGAAGCCCGTGCCGCCCGAGGCCCGGAAGGCGTTCCCCCCGGTCAGCACGATCATGCGCGACCGCGTGGTGAGGAAGGCCGTGCCGGGCGTGGCGACCAGCGAGCACCGCTAG